The DNA window TTTGGTATCTATTTTCTGTTTCAGCGTATTTGTTTACTTGATGCACAGTCTGCAAGGGGTAACACTTGGTCACCCTTACATGTCTTCTATGATGAACTCCTAATTTAAGTTTTCATACAAGTTTCAACTGCAATCATGCCTCTATCTCCAGAATCTTCATATCGGCTGCGTAAGGGTTTGCTATGCAACTGATAAAGCTCCTGGTACTGTAAGAGGTCATGGTCGCGGAGGCTACAGTAGCGGCAAGGACAACGCTGGGGATTTGGCCAAGCAGGGTGTGACAGCTTCCGTTCCAAattcaataacaaaaaaatGTATACCTCCTCTTAAACCAAAATGAGGCAATTTCCATGAACAACATGTTCTAGGTGTATGCTATTGTATTGTAGCTATTGTgagaattatgaaaaaaaagaCATCATTCtaatagtaaaaattaaaaatattctatGATTATGAGCTGAGCAAAGTAATAAAGTTCAATCAATTTAATGAATAAGAAATCCAACTTAATATTTCGTTCTTTTTCAGTTAGAAATATAATTTGGCAACTTCttgattgataattttttttttaaataaatagcaTCTCACTCATCacattatctttaaaaaaaaaaatcacaccCTTGCCTAAATCTTCAGATTGTTAGAAATGGAatgaattttgtatttttttcttgaaGAAATACGAATCGAACTTATAAAACCATGGGCCATGATGGGTTGGTATTGGCCTGTTGGGCTAGCATTGGCTCTTACTTCCATACACATGGGCCATGATTCTGGGCTTAGTTTTCTAATGGTCAGATTCAGTGCTCGTAGGATATTTTCCTTCCTATTACAAGAGAAAAAAAGCTTCACTCGTCGGTCACAAACACGAAAACACAGTTCCATTCACAGAACGACACGAGTAATCTCCACACAAAAATCCTAACATTAATCCGTAATCCAACGGTGCACATTCGATTCCTCATTTGTTATAACCCTTCTCCCGTCTTTACCCTAACATAAACCCCATTTCGAAAAATAGGGTTTTAGTCACTTTCTTTCTCGCTCTCTCTCCTCACTCACAGCTCTGAATTGAACTCATTCCAAGAATCAAAATCTAGGGTTTGCTTTTAACCTTTTCCTTTTCGAATCAAACTTTCTTTTATTTCAGTTTAATTCTGTTCGAATCGTTACAATTTATAAATTCTTGTTTTCGCTAGGGTTTGTTTGGTCGAGCTTCGAAAGTTTCAAACTATGATCATTTCTTAtgttttgattaatatttttgttaggCCATGTGTTTATTTATATGAACTGTGATTTCTGATTGTTATTTATACTATTCTTTATGGTGATGTTTGCTTTTTGTTGCTGTTTGGGTGTATAGGTTGTTATTTGCAATGGCTTTTCTCAGTAAAGTTGGGAATATATTGAGGCAGACAGTTACCAAGCAGATCAATGAAGTTTCTGTATCCTCCATGCCTTCCTTATATCAAGCAGTGCGTTTGTCGTCCTCGAAAGTTTTCGTTGGAGGTAGCTACccgattttgaattttttgagtCTGCGTGTCTGGCTTTTGTGAGCTTGTGTGGTTATTTATCGCTtgattgtttgtttgtttgtttgtttaatttaatttggtttgcaGGTATATCTTATCAAACTGATGACCAAAGTTTGAGAGAGGCTTTCAGCAAATATGGTGAAGTCATTGAAGGTATTGAACTCGCTCACTCTTTTTACCTTTGAAATTTCCAAGTGAATATGCCAGGGTTTGTAAAGGTGGTGCGTGATAGTAgttgtttattaattttatctgtTCGGTAGATTTTCAAGTTCTGAGGGTAAGTGTGCTTGTTTACATTGCAGCTAGAGTCATTATGGATCGTGAAACTGGTAGATCTAGAGGATTTGCTTTTGTTACTTTCACCTCCAGTGAGGAAGCCTCTAGTTCCATCCAGGCCTTGGATGGACAGGTAATACTGACCTCCCTTTCCTCTCTGATTTCTGTGTTTATGTTCTGGTGGTAGATGAAGTAGATATAAGTGAAGTGATGTTCAGagttatgaaaagaaaaatactgAATTGTGATTGTTTTCTAGGACCATGTTTCTCTATGTACTTGCAGACATGGATAAttccaacttaaaaacaaatgcAGAGATGGGAGACTGGCAATAGCAATAGTTTttgattttcttaatttatatttaaagctGTAGGTATGTATGTTTGAGTGAACGACCCATTTGAGTGGATGAGAAATCCAATATTTTATCTTGTGAACTTCAGATGTCTTTGTTTTTGTGCAAGGTGCTTGCTTATGCCTGCTGTCAGCGCCTCTCTTCTTTTGCCCTTTAgatttattgatttgttttgagTGCGCTCTTAGGATAATTCATATGTTAGTGATTTTGTGTAATTTCTCAACTGGTTTTTTGTTTTACAGAGATGTGTATAGTTTCTATCAGTATTTTGAAGTTATAGCCAATCATTTCTATCTTATATCAGTTTAAGTCTGTGAATGAAGTGCTTGTGGGACAAGTTATATGTGTGATATATTTTCTTATCTAAATATTATGTTATCTGCTTCTCAAGTTCGTCTAAAGCTACTCTCTCTGCATTGTGGTGATGCCACAGCTAAAATATTATGTATTCCTTAGTGTATTCTTTTATAAATCTGATGGCACCATTTATGATCAGCCGTTCCCTTTCACTCCTAGTTCAGTTTTAGCTAAATTACATTAGATTCCCTGTATATTAATCTCACCTGCACCTTTCCATATTAGATTCATTTTTCTTTGAGCTTCAAAACATAATGTTACTGTACTCCTATGTGTTTCTTTTGGAAAGCTTGATATAATAAACACGGTAACATTGCAAATTGTTGGGTGGTCAAGCtctaaattttgcaaataattgATCAGTTAAGGCTCATTGATTAATGAATATTTGTTGATCTGATTGATGAATTGTTGATTTTGGGGATTCAATAATATAATggcattttgtttttctttatgtAGAAATCATCTACTAATTGTTGCATTTACTAGAAGTATTATATTATCTGTCTTCGTAAACTTGATCACTTGTCAGTTGCATAAACTTGCCTGTATTCATGGTTTTTGTTATTCAGATTGTAGCTTctgttagaaaattaatatggCATACTGTTTCTTTGTTGTGTTAACAAATGTGCGacttattttgttattttcaggTTGGTATTATGCAAATTTTTATGTTGTCATCATGGCATGTCTTTGTTAGTTTTAACTGTTTGGAGCTTGTAGCTTGTATATTGATATGCTTCTGCCTGCAGGATCTTCATGGTCGCCGTGTAAAGGTGAATTATGCAAATGAAAGACCTCGTAATAATTTTGGCGGAGGCTTTGGTGGTGGTGACGGAGGCTATGGCGGAGGCGGCTATGGAGGTGGTGGCTATGGTGGTGGAGGCTACGGAGGCGGTGGTGGAGGCTATGGGGGCGGTGGTGGAGGATACGGAAGTGGTGGAGGCTATGGTGCTGCTGGTGGAGGCTATGGCACTTCTGGTGGGGAAGGTTATAACAATAATTATGGTGGTGGAAATACTAGCAGCGGTGGAAATGTTGGCTATGGTGGTGGAAACAATTTTGACAGTGCTAGTACTGGAGGCGGTGGCACTTTTAATTATGGCAGCGGTGGTGCTAATGCTGCAAGTGAAAACCCTAGTGCATTCGGTGCTGGTGGTGGCAGTGATAACTTTGGTCTCGGTAATACAAGCGGTGGGTTTGGTGGAGATTCTGGATTGGGACAGCCGCCTAGTAGTAGTGGTAATGCATTTGGTGAAGCCGGTTCTGATCAAGATAAGGACGATGACGAGACTGATGACTTTGCCAAAAGGGCGTGATGGAATGCTTTTGTTGATGGAAAGCATATATTGTGCTTTGATTAATGTTTAAAGCAGAAAACTCtttgtttactttttatttctttctttctttgtttctaAACAGTTCGCATCATTTATCAATTTGGTGCTGTGAAGTGAACTTCTAGTCTGGTATCTATGACAAGCAAAGGATTTTGTTAGAAATAATTATAGCTGCATGTACAAGTGTTTCCTAGCCTTATAATGGCTTATTGTCAttcattttctttaaatttttgctCGAAAGTGGCTTTAAAGCTGCAACATGAGGTCGTTCACTgaattcttttgtttttttttttcagaaggaTTAAaagttgatttaattttaatggcATTTTGGTATCAAATTGATCAGTTTGTCATATCAGGAACTAGTGAATGGTAGTCTCGTAGAGTGCTTTAGTTCTCAGAAATTAGAATATCATAAGTATAGGAGATGAATTCCTAATGCTATGTCAATCTATAAATATTTGTGCACTGCAAAACTTTATGTTCTTTCAATTGAATGTGAATTTAACACTACTGGAGAGCCTTTCCTGGTCTTCTCCACAATTTTGCTTTATCAATTGCTTCTCTGTCACACCATCGCCATTGCTGTTTTCATCCTGACTCATTCCCTGACAGAACAACTTCCGAATTCCGGGGCTATGCTCTATTGCTACATTAAACTGACCAATAAACGATTCTCTTGATACTCCTTTATTATTGTTTGCCATACGAGTAGCAGAACCATTTGCTGCACCACTTTGACCCTCTTGATTGTACAGATAAATGCTCATTTCGTGGCTGTTTTCATAAACTGCCGATGGCGATGAATCATCTTCTTTCGACTCATTTATCTTCATTAGCTCTTCGTAAGCTTTGTTGTACACATCTAGAGCTTTGCCTGATAAATTCATAACCAGAGGTTGGGATGTGGAATTGAAATTGTCTTCAGTTATTGGACTTTCTTCACCGGATGTCGGATGAGTATCTTAGCTCATCCCTCGACATTTTCCTCCACATAATCTTATGTTCAGATTCCGACTTTCCTCTGACTGTTTTGAATTGCAACTTCAAGCTTGTTCATGCGCTCTTCAAGTTGGGATTCAATAACTTCATGCAGACGCAAGCTCAATTCTCAGGGTGAAACTGCATAATTTCTACTCTCAGCTGTTGGAGTACCTTCTTTATCTCGATCCAACTCGGGTTGACAGACAGCTCGCCTATTGACTATTTCAACTTTCAATACACCTTGTGCAAAATCTGCCACAAAGTCTGGGTCCAGCTGCATGAAATTTAAGCCCTGTCAAAAGAAACCTACAATAAATCCTCAAAAAGCAATCAACACCAATATGCATTCAACTCACTGTGTAACGGTATGTGGAGTTTCATTAGGCTCATATCCTAGTAGTCAACTGCTAACTCATAAGaattcaaaaaaacaaaaaagagttAGCACATAATGCAAGAGACGAGAGGTCAGCAGTTGTGAATTAAGATCGGTAACATCCTATACTTTAAGAACTTCTGATGTAACAGAAAAATTGCATATCAAGTCACGTAGATATCTATACGTAGGATTCTATAAACGATAACAGAAGAGATAGTTAAACCAATCttatataacatatttaataCTAATAGAAAACAAGCTATATCCCTGGTATGCAAGTATTCATGTGGACAGTCATAAACTTATTGCAAAAAACCTGTTATTAaacaattaacctttttttgcTTTCTTGATATTGAGCTTTGGCATCCAACAAATTATTGGTTTTCTATTTCAAAATAGTAAATGAGTAGAAATATGATTTTCAGTTAAATTCTTATAGTTTAAATTTGCTTTACAATAAAGCAAATTCAGAGCCTACACATTCTAGTTTAAATTTACTTAGCGAGTGGAATAGAGAATAAATGATGCTGAACCATGCACATCAACTCTCAGTTATGATCCCGAGATCTACGAGGAGGCAAAAACGAAACAGCAAATTCAGCAATATAAAGAAGTTTTACCTCAACAAGGTTGGACAATCTTCTTTCCATACCATTGTTCGTGTTTAGTCCCAACCTCTCAAGTTCAGCTTCACTCTGTCATATATGCTTGCAGCAACAAGATGTAACTCCTTTTTGTTAATGTTAGGATCAGAATCCAGTTTTTCAAAATGAGATTCCACCATTACAAAATCTTTTCTTGCACATTAGAGGCTGAGCATCTGAAAGTGAACTTCATCTGGAAAAACACTCTTCTTCCAGCATTTCTTGATATACAGAATCCGCCTTCTCAAATTCCTTCAACTTCCCGTACGCATTCAGGACGTGAGCGATCACATTAGAATCAGGGTGAAATCCAGCCAGCTTCCCTCATATTCTCGAAAACCTCGACAACGTTGGCAGGTCTTTTGTTCCTTGAGAAAAGATCAATCATGCATCCAAATACGGGTATATCCTTCACATCTCCGACATCAAAAGCCTGACGAAATACCCGGCTCTAGCAAGAATTTTGATGGCAGTCCCTCTTGGTATATTATGAGGGCATTTGAGCTCTTGAAGCATACGTTTCGCATGAGCAACCAGACCTTCCCTCTCGTATGCAACAATCATTGTTTGATAAAGAACTTGATCAATCTCAACCCCTGAACTCCTCAGCTTGTGAAATAACATTGCTGCTCTATCCAATTTCCCGGATTTACCCCAAACAGAAATGATTGTCGAGTATGTAATAGCATTCGCATCAATTCCTCGTTTCTGCATCTCTTGCACAAGATTTGTAGCCTTTTCATGCTCAAACGACTTTCCATAAATGttaatcataatattatatGTAACAACATTTTGCTCAATCTGTTTCCTCTGCATCAACCGAAATAAATGAATAGCCTCCCCGAAAAGTTGAGCCTCGCCAGAAACCTTCAAAAGGGTATTATAACTAACAACATTTAGTTCAATCCCCATCTTCCTCATACTCCAAGACAACCTATCAGCTTCTTTAGCCATATGAAGCTGTCCGCAAACATCAACCATAACATTACACGTCGTTAAACCAAACGGACACTTAACTTCATTCATCTCAGAAAAAACAGATAACTCCTCAACAAAGTTCTCATTATCAAAATAAACTATCAAAATAAACAGTCAATAACGTCGAATAACTAACAGTATCAGGCATAACACCAACCTCTCTCATCTCCTTAACCAACAATCTTGCCTCTCTAAACAGCCTAGCTTTACCAAATACATTGATCGTAGAATTATAGGCAACTAAATCCGGCATAATCCCGCTTCTCTTAAGCCTCATAAAAATCGAAATAGCCTTAGAATAATCACACAACTTCCTCAAAAGCTCAATTAAATTTCTTTTacagtaattattttttgtttgttttatccTCTTCAATATGCATTTAGAGAGAATATTCAAATTTGAATGGGATAAGGTTAATAATGCGACAACAATCACAAACTAGTGATTGGGGCCTTGAAAGACAAGCTTTTAGAGGTAATAAATTAGATAAACAATTATATGAGATCAATTGTTAATGCTATGTCATCTATACACTGCAAAAATTTTATGTTGTTTCAATAGAATGTTCATTTCTTATCCATGGACAACAACACCCTTTGTGCATTTAACACTACCGGAGACCCTTTCCTGGTCTTCTCCACAATTTGCTTTATCAATTGCTTCTCCATCTCACCATCACTACTGCTGTTTTCATCCTCACTCGTACCCTCATAGAGCAACTTCCGAATTCCAGGGCTATGCTCTATCGCTACCTTCAACTGATCAACATATGATTCTCTTGACAGTCTTTTGTTATTGTTTGCGACACGAGTAGCGGAACCATTTTGATTATACGAAGGTATGCTCGTTTCGTGGCTATTTTCATACAATGTAGATGGCGAATCATCATCCTCTGACTCGTTTATCTTCATTAGTTCTTCATAAGCTTCGTTGTAAGCATCTAGAGCTTCCCCTGATAAATTCATAACCAAAGGCTGGGATGTGGAATTGAAATCTTGTTCCGTTATTGGACTTTCTTCACCCGATGAGTATCTTAGTTCATCCCTCGACATTTTCCTCCACATAATCTTATGTTCAGATTCCGCAAGTTTCACTTTCATCTGACTGTTTTGAAGTGCTACTTCAAGCTGGTTTATACGCTCTTCGAGTTGGGATTCGATAACTTCATGCAGACGCAAACTCAATTCTCGGGGTGAAACTGCATAATTTCCATTCTCAACTGTTGGAGTGCCACTTTTATCACGATCCAACTCGGGTTGACCAACGACTCGCCTATTGACTATGTCAACCTTCAATTCACCTTGTGCAAAATCTGCCACAAAGTCTGGGTCCAGCTGCATGAAATTTAGAATCTATCAGAAAAACTTGGAATAAACTCTCAAAAAGCAATCAACATCAATATGCATTGGATTCACTGTGTACCGCTATGTGGAGTTTCATTAGGCTCATATCCTAGTAGTCAAGTATTAGCTCATGATGCAAGAGACGAGGTCCGTAATCGTGAATTCAGACCAAGTAACATCCTATACTTTAAGAACTTTCGATGTAGCAAAAACAAGTTGTTCATATCAAGTCACCTAGATATATTTATGTAGGATTCTATAAACGATAAAGAAAGAGAGAGTTCACATTAGCTATAAATATTACAGTTAATCTTATCTGCTATGATGCCATTCATGAATTGTATATAAATTGATATACCTAACTGAACAATTCAACTATAGTTTAGTACATTAGTTCACTAGATCATCCAATAAACAAGATCATTTAGGAGAAGAAATTATGAGAGAGAAAAGGCATGCTTTTGGggttaataaataataatggtATTTGCTTATTCACTTGAAAGGGTTCTTCTCAAGATAAATATGTAGAATGAGAACCAATGGCGACATTTATTATACAATTTCCACATTTGAAAACCTAAAAGGATTGATGTTAATCTAGATAAAAGACAACTTTAAACCTAGCAGCATGACAAAATTCCACTCTGATATACTCCAAACGCAAAAATGAGACAAGAACCAGAAATAAAATTAGGCATATCCCCATATTATCCTCTGCTAGACTCTTCCGATTATCATAAAGCCAATGCGGTCGATTCCTAAATTAAAATCATGAGGACATTCATAAACTTATTGcaaaaaatttgttattttacatGTGTattttaaatggaaaaaaaaacttACTTTTGCTTACTTATATTGAGCTTTGGCATctagtttaatttttacttaGCATATGGAATGGAGAATAAATGATGCTGAACCATGATGCCGCATGAACTTTCAGATATGACTCCGAGTTCTATGAGGCGGAAAACACCCAAGCAAATTCAGCAATATAAAGAAGTTTTACCTCAACAAGATTGGACAATCTTCTTTCCATACCATTGTTCATGTTTAGTCCCAACCTCTCAAGTTCAGCTTCAAGCTCTGCTTCAATTTTACTCATGTCTCCTGAATCCTCTTCAGCTTTCTCAGATTTTGATTCTCTGTCATCATTGTTTGCCAAAATATTGACACTATGATAGGAAAGGAGTGGGTTCAGCGCCTTAGCGAGCAAGGAGTTCTCACATGTATCCAGCGATTCATAATTCTCATCAGCTAGCTCTTTCACTGTCAATGAATCTTTCATCTCAAGTTCATCTTGTAGATCTTGAACCAAGTTCTCTGTCTGCTTCAACAGATCTTGCAATTCACCTACTTCTCTTCTGCTAGCTAGGAGAGAAGAGGCTATGCCAACAGATATacccaaacaaaacaaatacgTTCGGTTTGGTGAACCTGATGGGAGAAGCATAATGCCATGATTTAGGTTATACTTAGTCAAAAGTGGATGATCCAAAAATAGATGCAAGTATTCAGATGCAAGAAACCCATCACAATACATGAAAAGTATCCAAAATGTGCCATGGTCGACAAATTAGAGCGTACATAAGTAGAAtgcaaaatatccaaaaatgcACACAGATATGTGCATAGTAGCAATATATATCTATAGTTAGAAATTTTCTTGAAAACCATTTACATTAGTAATATAGAGCTACTGATGAGAGGAGGGAACATATTTGGTAATAAGAATGTGGCAAACGTAATAGtttcaaaatttattcaatCTGAAAGTTggtataattaaaaagagctAAAATGCAAGTTTACACTTCTATGAAGAGTTCAATATGTctataatttatcatttttctttataaagagaaaaaaataaatgatagtTTCAAAGAGAGAcgtaaaatgatatttttggaAATTATGCAACTGCCTGTGGTTCCGAAATCATGAGTTCATAAATGTTTCTGACAATGAGATTATAAGAAAAGATGTATTTGTGAATTCATAAGATGGCATAGCATTGCAATAATTCCCTAAAACTTTACATGCAAACAGAACTTGTTGCGCTAGGTTGAGAAGCAAGCTCGAAATATACCTGTTTGAGAACGAAAGAGTCCTCCACCGCCCACTTTGCATGAACTATTGAATCCTCCATTGTGCACTTCTCTTGTTTTAGAATTTATCTTATAAGGGACATCTAGTTTGCTGATTTTTGGTAATGGAGGAACCCCACACACATTTTCATCCTTTTGCAGCCTGTAGTCATCTGTACCAATGCACGCAGTAAGAGAACCACCATATAGCCTATTAATAACTCGGTTCCCATCAGTAACAAGCAGCGGCCTCCTTTTTGCGGATGGTGATGGAAAAGCGCTAGGCACGTACTCCTCCATGTGCGTATGTTCCTTGTATAACTGAGCCATTAGGCAACTTTCTAAGGAATTCAAAGGTTTGATAAAACGGCCATGTCTGTGTTTTGTCCTAAGAGAGCTTGTTTTCTTTCTAGACCTATAACAAGAATCCATTTCACTAATACACGGCCTACAAAATGTGTCACCCATATTACCATGTCGTCCATTTTCACCTTCATTTTCATTTAGGTTCTCATCCATGGTGATTTCAGGTGGCAGGCATGATAAGGAAAGTACATTTCTTTCATCACAAGTATCCGAAATTTCAGCCATTTCAACATAATTATTAGAAGAACTCTCTGCTTCTGAGGAACTGTGCAGCCAGTACATATTGGACAATCTTTCACCTGCATCAGTGTTACTGTCCTCTTTTACTTTCTTTTTCTGAGCCAATCTGCGTATGGGACTAGCGGGGTTTTCATGTATTTCAGATTTGCAGCCTGATAAACCATCCCTCTCTCTCGAAACATTTTTCCAATACTTAGCAACATATCCAGCGGCAGCTGCTGCTCCAACAACCCACAAGTCCATTTCTTCTCCAGCAAAAACTAACCAAATTCTACAGCACAAAGTTTCCTCTTTGTAGCAATTTCAACTAGTAAAAAACTCAAGGCATCAATTGCCATCAATACTAATGCAGAAAGCTATTCCTGAAGTAAAACATCCAAAACCGAAAACCCTAAAACCCTACTCAAATATGAGAGCTTTTTTCTGGTACAgcaaaatacaatattttttctttctcacTGCTCCCAAAACTTTTTGTTTCAATACAAATACCCGGTAGCAACAATGATACCGCGAATGCAATAGAAAACACAACACGACTAAACAATTGAAATAGGAGCAATCCAATGCTGCCTTCCTCAATCTAAATTCCAAATTGATTCAAATAAAAACCCCTTCCTCCTCAACCAACATTCCAAATTCACCAATTCAAGCACAATCCCATTTTACAATAACAAAAAAAGGAAAGAATCAGTACAACCGAGAGTGTATAGCATCAATCCAAACAGCATTCACTTCCAACTTTTTAGCACCATACAAATCACATAAAACAACCAATTCCCATCACTCAACACAACCTTATTCAcataaccaaataaaaaaagaacaaaaaagtaACCAGCTTGAGCATAAGATATAAAAAAGAATGAGTACCCAATTGATAACAGCTTGAGAAGTACAAAACCCTTCAATGGAAATGACCGGAACACCAAAAACCAGAAAGTGTAATGCTAATACTAGTAAAAGATGGAAGCTTTGTGATAGTATGTAAACTAATAGTAGTTGAGAAGGAGAACTAAAACCTAAAAATGACCCAATTTTCGGACACAGAGGTTGGGTTTGGTGGCCTTGTTTTTGTTATCGTTGGTGCTGAATAGTAATTATAAATCTTGTTCTTTGAAACTAATAACAAGACCCATACGTTAACATTATCTTCACTGCCACCCAATGCGTAAGCCGGCTTTTACCATCCTGTCCGAAGGCAAAAACCTAATATTATcccttttaaaagttttaatgttttttgatttataaaaaaaaagttttaatatttttttaagaacaAAATTTTCCTGCAAATGTTATTGTAGGAGTTCCTGCAACATTGTCTTAGAGATGGCCACGTTGCAATAGAAAATGGTTAATAGAATTTATAGAAATGGTTAAGTAACCATTTAATCCATGTATTGAGCCGGATAATTAAtcagattttataaaattttgaaatcacGTAACGTGACTCAACAAAGATGAtgttctttgatttttttattttaagttattatttatattagaaaatATTGTTCTCAGTAATATTAAAAGATACAATTAACCAGACttttatactattttaaaattattaacatCACCTTTTAATAATTAGACAATTTTTAACACTCAATGTTTATTGTATtattaacataaaattaataaataaatttatgatcgtaaaaataaattaaggcaGAGAATAGTTTTGCGTTTgaatgtaa is part of the Mercurialis annua linkage group LG3, ddMerAnnu1.2, whole genome shotgun sequence genome and encodes:
- the LOC126674632 gene encoding glycine-rich RNA-binding protein blt801; its protein translation is MAFLSKVGNILRQTVTKQINEVSVSSMPSLYQAVRLSSSKVFVGGISYQTDDQSLREAFSKYGEVIEARVIMDRETGRSRGFAFVTFTSSEEASSSIQALDGQDLHGRRVKVNYANERPRNNFGGGFGGGDGGYGGGGYGGGGYGGGGYGGGGGGYGGGGGGYGSGGGYGAAGGGYGTSGGEGYNNNYGGGNTSSGGNVGYGGGNNFDSASTGGGGTFNYGSGGANAASENPSAFGAGGGSDNFGLGNTSGGFGGDSGLGQPPSSSGNAFGEAGSDQDKDDDETDDFAKRA
- the LOC130015321 gene encoding uncharacterized protein LOC130015321; the protein is MNLSGKALDVYNKAYEELMKINESKEDDSSPSAVYENSHEMSIYLYNQEGQSGAANGSATRMANNNKGVSRESFIGQFNVAIEHSPGIRKLFCQGMSQDENSNGDGVTEKQLIKQNCGEDQERLSSSVKFTFN
- the LOC126674630 gene encoding uncharacterized protein LOC126674630 — encoded protein: MDLWVVGAAAAAGYVAKYWKNVSRERDGLSGCKSEIHENPASPIRRLAQKKKVKEDSNTDAGERLSNMYWLHSSSEAESSSNNYVEMAEISDTCDERNVLSLSCLPPEITMDENLNENEGENGRHGNMGDTFCRPCISEMDSCYRSRKKTSSLRTKHRHGRFIKPLNSLESCLMAQLYKEHTHMEEYVPSAFPSPSAKRRPLLVTDGNRVINRLYGGSLTACIGTDDYRLQKDENVCGVPPLPKISKLDVPYKINSKTREVHNGGFNSSCKVGGGGLFRSQTGSPNRTYLFCLGISVGIASSLLASRREVGELQDLLKQTENLVQDLQDELEMKDSLTVKELADENYESLDTCENSLLAKALNPLLSYHSVNILANNDDRESKSEKAEEDSGDMSKIEAELEAELERLGLNMNNGMERRLSNLVELDPDFVADFAQGELKVDIVNRRVVGQPELDRDKSGTPTVENGNYAVSPRELSLRLHEVIESQLEERINQLEVALQNSQMKVKLAESEHKIMWRKMSRDELRYSSGEESPITEQDFNSTSQPLVMNLSGEALDAYNEAYEELMKINESEDDDSPSTLYENSHETSIPSYNQNGSATRVANNNKRLSRESYVDQLKVAIEHSPGIRKLLYEGTSEDENSSSDGEMEKQLIKQIVEKTRKGSPVVLNAQRVLLSMDKK